The nucleotide window ttaaaaatactgtttgatCTCATACATTAATGGTGAGAATGCTAAGTGATTCAACTTGTACGGAGTTGCTCAAATTTATttcccacttctgggaatttaccCTCCAGTTATCCTTGCACAAGTAGGACATATGAACATGGTCAGTCAATGCAGTGCTTTTGGCAGAAAACGACTGCAAATAACCTAAGTGTTAACGATAGGGCACCAGTAAATAATCTACGAAACGTGTCCACAATGGCATACTATTTATccgtggggaaaaaaatgaggaacTTCTTGATGTGGAAAATCTTCAAGATATTCTTAATATGGTAGTGGCAGCAGGTAGGGAAGTGCAGAACAATATAGAGTCTGCTACATTtctatgagaaagaaggaaaataatagtaTATATTGGTATTTGCTTGTGCATGCATAAATAATGGAAGGATGCCCAAGAAACTAAGAACATTGTTACCTAGGAGGTGGGAATGGAACTGGATGGGGACCCGGATAGGAGTTGTCTGTTCAGTGTAACCATATCATTTTGGATTCTGAAACCAGTAAAAGTATCACTAAccagacttttaaaaacataatttgagaTTGTTGaccttaaaacaaataaaatagtaagACCTTTAGCTAGCCAAGATGAGTTTACTtgggaatagcagaggaattgcaattcaggacaaGCCAACTATGGTGAAAACCACAGGCAAGTTCAAGGAGGCCAACGGAAGGTCAGTTTTTACTAGATTCTGAAGGAAATTGGGGAGGGCTGTGGCAGGTTTTTTATTGGCTGCAATTATAGGCAGCTTGTTGCTGTGTCAGaaggaaattttctttctttccctgggGCCTGTAAGATGCAGTGAGTGATACGTGTGTTAGAACCCTCCCTTCATGGTTTCCCCAGCCCATTTTGATTTAGGTTTCCTTTGTGCATTTTCACAAGATTGTAatttcaataaattaattaatcaaatacAGACATACTTCATTTTAtcgcacttcactttattgtgcttcgtAGACATTTCATTTCTTACAAATagaaagtttgtggcaaccctgcatcaagcaagtctaccAGCACCATGTTTCCAACAGCGCTTGCTCCCTTCGTGTCTGTggcacattttggtaattctcccaGAATTAAAAGTGGAACCTGAAGATGTAACTCAGTTGCTGCGATTTCATGATCAAACTTTACCTTAAGGAGATGAGATGTTACTTCTTATGGATGCGCTAAGTAAGTGGTTTCTTGAGCTGGAATCTACTAATGGTGACGATGCTCTGAAattattgaaatgacaacaaaggatttagaatatgacATCAACTTACCCGACAAAGCAGTGGCAGGACTTGAGAGGGCTGACTCCAACCTTAAAAAGTTCTAAAGCATTTGGTAGAATGCTACCAAACAGCACTACATGCTGTAGAGAAATCCTTCATGAAAAGCAGAGTCAattgatatattttcattattttagtttAAGAAATTGCTACAGCCGCCCCCAACCTTCAGCAAGCATCACCCTATTCAGTCAGCAGCCATCCACATCCCAGGCTCCACCAGCAAAACCCTTTCATCAGCAAAAAGATTAGGACTCCATGAAGGCTCAggtgatgattagcattttttaggaataataataataataaaaaagcacATACTCTTTTTGGACGTAATGCTATTGcgcacttaacagactacagtatagtgtcaATATAACTCTTATTTGCACTGGAACACCAAAGAACTCGAGCGTCTCGCTTTACTGTGGTGGTGTGGGACCCAACCTgcagtatctctttttttttttttttttaacgcgcaggctcagcggccatggctcacgggcccagccgctccgcagcatgtgggatcttcccggaccggggcacgaacccgtgtcccctgtattagcaggcggactctcaaccactgcgccaccagggaagccctacaatatcCCGTAAGTACACCTAGACGTGCCTGATTTACGTGCTCAGCTCCCTCCCTAATTCTGTGGATGCAGAAGCAGctttggaatctttaaaaaatactattttgagAAACGAATACACCTGAAATTAGCCTCCGTAACCAAATTAGTCACAGGGGATCGGGTGACAGAGCGCAGGGAGACCCTGAAGAGTCCTAATAGAGCGGGGGCGACGAGGGAAGGCGCTCCAGGAAACAGGAACAATGCAGAGGGAGCCCTAAGTGCACAGATGAAGCGTGAAAGGAACAATTCTACTGATattttgtgaaaatgagtatTTAAAGGAAGCCGACGCACTCTCCAGACCGGCACAGCAAAAAACGTATGGGctgcgggaaaaaaaaaaaagacgggtTAAGTTCAGCGTGAGCCGGAGGCACACCGGACCGTGCCTCGGATGTGGGAGATTTCGGCAGGATACGTGAGTCCACAGGCTTCCCGCGGTGCCGGTTGTTCCGAATGGAATCAATCCCAGGAGCACAATCTCCACGCAGAACGGTAGGCACTTCCCACCCGTTCTCCAGGGTGGGTTCGGCCGGACGTGACGTAACGTGGTGCGAGCGACGTGCGTCTGCGCAGTGCGAGGCTGAGGAGCCGGGCCGGACGGCGCGCGTCTGCGCAGTGAGGGGCGATGAGAAGCCGGACGGCGCGCGCCTGCGCAATGAGGGGCTGAGACCGGAGCTAGGCGACGCGCGTGCGTGCTGGTTTGCGTACCTGCGTGAGTCCTGGGTTAGTCCCGTTCTGGCCCTGTTGTCCTCCGGGTAGAGGTGCCGACGGAAGGGGCCGAGTCTCCGCGTCCCTGGGAAGAGAGGCGAGGTTCAGGTCGGGGTCTTGGGGAACCCGGCGTGTGCGCAGGCCGTGGCGCCGCGGGCGGCGAGGGCGCGCCGGCCGCCCGCTGGACCCTCGGGGGGTCCCGGAGGCGGCGCGGACCTGGCCGACGTCTCGCAGGGTTTGAGGAGTGGGCGGCCTTCTGACATAAGTAGAGGACGCTGTTAGGCCGCCAGCGTAGTAGCAACGCTAAAGCTGCCGGAATTTGCGTGCAAAGCATCCCACCAGCCGGGAGCTAGTTAATCCTGTGTGTGTTAGCATCGTTTTACCAAGATCAGTTCACGGAAGACAAACTCTGCGGAAAGAGAACAGGCTAAAAACTATTCAGACCCTGGCTTAGCAGCCGTCGTTTACAACGGCGTTTGCTAAGTGCAAAGAGAGAATCTAGCTGCATTGAGCGTAGTGAGGGGGAATTACCATTTTTCTccgttatttaaaaaaaaaaagtgtgttcaaATATTTAACACTGTTAACCTCCCCCGAATTTTTAGTGCAGTTAttggaactaaaaaaaaaatcccctccaAAAATCTCAGGAGCTAATTGCTAAAGAGTGTATTTCGTTTCTCACCCAGCTAATAAAGTTTAGTCGTTTCTCTGTGAAATAGTACTTGAAAAAAGATGACTTTGTACCTCCCCCGCGTCGTGTGAAATGAAAGACCCATGTACTTGTGTCTTGGAAAATTACATTTGCAATATATTACTaggaattggatttttaaaaacatgatgaaAGAAAATCTAAACAATACCAGCGTGTTGGCAACCTTACTGTGTTTTCATCTCAAAAAACATCAATTGAAATGCTGTGAAAACCAGTGTTAATCTAAAATGCATTTTTCATGCTCAGTTGTGTTTGTGTATCAAAACCTTTTCCCTAGGAGGCACTTAGTTACTCTCCTTAAAAATGTTCCTAAAATTGAAGTTGTTGGCTCTTACAGAGTCGCAGTGAAAGTTTTTcgaaaatctttttttcttttttctttttttcagttacatCTTTAAGAAATCCAACATCAAAATGGCTTCAAAAAGAGCTCTGGTCATCCTGGCTACAGGAGCAGAGGAGATGGAGACGGTCATCCCTGTCGATGTCATGAGACGAGCTGGAGTATGTCCCCCAAAGTTTTCTAGCTCTCctgtcttttaaaacatttttggatTTTTATAAGTCATTTTGAATAAAGTAATGTTCCATGTACTTTATGAAGTATTTCAAACAGACACGACAGTACAGAGACTGATTCCACCTGTTTATCTACTGTGCACATTTACtacttgttaacattttgctatatttcTTTCTGACCTGTGCCTTGAAGAACAGGTGCTTTAAAGGAAGAAGGCATTGCAAAGCTCTCTTTGTAAATTTCCCTAATCCCTTTCCCTTTCTTGCCCCAGAGGTAACTGCTGTCCTCACAGTGACGTATGCGTGTCTTTAAAGTAGCATAAGAGTGTGGTTCTCATTTTGCATGTCTGTGGTATAAacctgtatatacacatataaccaTAGTGAATGCTTAAATAGCATTTACTGAGTGGTAGGTATCATTCTAAGCACTtacataaactttttaaaattttataacctTATGAATTATTGCcattctcattttaaagttgaaggaactgaggcacagaaacaataaaataattaaataaagtgCCCACGTTGTAGTAAAAGTATAGAtccagtttgtttatttaaaagtgCTGcgtagagaattccctggcggtccagtggttaggactctgtgcttcccctgcagggggcacgggttcggtcgctggttggggaactaagatcccgcatgccgcgcgtGGCATggtcaaataaaaaacaataaaattgctGCTTAGTCTTGCACTGTAGGAATATGCCAGTCTATCCATTCCTTTATTACACTGTTTCACAGCATTCTAATACTGTAATATTCTTGTACAGGTTTCACTGTTCACAGGTTTAGCTGTTTTTCTAGGCTCTATGCCTAAAAGGAATTGCTAGTTGCATGGTTGATGTTactagattttgtcaaatgactATCCAAAGTACTAATATGTGGGCCCACCAGCAGTGAGGAAAATTCCCATTTTTTCCAGTATTGTCAACTTTGTAAATTTTTGCAAGGCGGAGTAGTATTTCGTTGTTTTAACTTGTATTTCTACCTTAAGAAAATACCAGGAGGGTTAAATGGCAGCAGCAACTTTGCCAGGTGGATTGTTGATAggatgatcatataatttatcaCCTAAACCAGAACACTTGTGGGAGAAAGGACGCTAAACAGACAGGGTGCTGGGACAGCATCTTTAATTCATACTGTTCCAGGCAAAGTGGGACAGACCTAGTGATTAAATATATTTAGCCATCTTAATAGCCTAAGGTCAGCATGGTTTGGTTGCAGTATTTCCTGCCcagttattttaaaacacaggGCAGCTGTGGAAATGTTACTCTAAATTTATGTTTCAGTGTTCTTAAATATCATGATGATGTCTTTCTCTTAGATTAAGGTCACCATTGCAGGTCTGACTGGAAAAGACCCGGTACAGTGTAGCCGAGATGTTGTCATTTGTCCTGATGCCAGTCTAGAAGATGCAAAAAAACAGGTTTGTTCCATATACTTGGAATTATtccttcctctggcttctttatCAGTTTCTTGAACTGTCTCTTGACGACATCTAAGACTGTTGTTAGCACAGACTTATTTTAAGAAAGTTACTTTGCTTGGACGTCTTCGGCACTAAACTAAGCCCTGGGAAGTGAAGGACTTTGCCTTTTTCCACTGTGTATCCACGGAACCTGGCAGGTCCCTGATACCACGTGTGCTCagtgtgggtggatgggtgggacCCTTTCATCAGTGTTCTGGCTCATACAGGCAGCCTGTCCTCCGCTTATAATTGTGTTACTTAATATAAAAGAGTCAAGTGGACATTTCCCATTCATTTTTCACTCTTTACTTGAAAGCTACTTCTTATCTTTCCTTTATCAGTGACACAGACGTGGTTGTGTGATTCATGTTACGTGGAACAACTCATACTTGATTTGTGGTCGGATTAAGGGAGGGGTAAGAGATCCCCTGAAATTGGTCACTTTTTCATTATTGCGGTTCTTCCTTTTGAGGGGGACCAACACTTCTGGGAATCTGTCAAGAGCTGTGGTCCCTTTCCTCAGAAGCATGCCCCACGCTACATATACCAGGCAACTTTGCACACGGTTTCACCAGGCTCAGGCTTCAGGGGCCGGTGTGACAGGAGTGTAGGCTGTACCCTGTTGGAGCAGAGCCCTCTCATGGACGGCCATCTCTGCCCTCCCGGGGAACCTGGAGCCTGATTTCCCTATGCCTCACTCtcaaatgcatagaaaaaagtGTATTCCTTTCTAATAAATCCAGATATTTCAGATTTATTTGCTAGACTGTGGAGTGTAAGAACATTGGTATTTCACATAAATCGGTGAAACTTTCTAAATAGCAGGTTAAAAATGAGAGAGTAGGAGTAAATATTCCTTCCCTGTTCCTTTTTGTCCTGTGGTGTCTGGGTATTTTAGAACAGGTGACATCTTGTGTCTTTTTAGTGTTTAGTTCAGTTTCCAAAAGGAGTGAAAAAAGTTCTGTACTTCACAAATATTGTTCTAAGTTTTGCTTGGTTTTCAAACAACATAGGACATTTTACAGTCTTTAAAAGTAACTCTAAATAGTATATGTTGgactaaaaatgtaaattttcattTCGTTTGCCTAATGActaaatttttaaagcttttaacaATTTAAGATACTGTATTAAACTAATTTCTATTTGTAATTTCAGCAAGTTTGAAATCATTAGACTTCTAGGGTGTTCTGGTATCTGGGATACTAAAATATTACATCATTTTTATCCTCCAAGTTCCATTTTTCATAAGGTTAAGAAAAACTTTTTGTGCTTTttagagtttgttttgtttttagttatttattactATGTACATTCTTGTTGAAAACAATTCACGCGGTGTAGACAAACGCAGAGTCAAACGCTAAATGTCCCTTTCTTGTTctcgccctccccccaccctgcctcagCTGGCGAGCTCCTTTGTCCATGAGTGTCTGTACACTGTACACATGTATGTGGGGGCATTGAGAGGTGTGTACACACATGCATCTACATGCGTGTGTATATTTATTCTTTGTCCAGGAATGAGATCATGATAACGCCTGCAGTTCTGCAGCATGGACATCGTTTCATGTTACTGTGTACAGATTTTCTGCAGTTTTTACTTACAGTATCCCATTATAGAGAAACCCCTAATTTAACTGTTCTTCTGTGAACAGCTTTTTGCTCTGATGTGAAAGTGTTCCTGCTTAACGCACACTTCAAGTGAAACATCTTCacatcctttttcattttttgaactGTTACAGGGACCTTACGATGTGGTGGTTATGCCAGGAGGTGGTCTGGGCGCACAGAATTTATGCCAGGTAAAGCTGGGGGGCTTCAGCCTCTCGTATTCTGCTGGGTTTGCTGCTAAAATATTTCAGGAAGGAGGCTGTGAATAGATTAGGAAAAGGTGAAATTA belongs to Pseudorca crassidens isolate mPseCra1 chromosome 2, mPseCra1.hap1, whole genome shotgun sequence and includes:
- the PARK7 gene encoding Parkinson disease protein 7 isoform X1, whose amino-acid sequence is MWDLPGPGHEPVSPVLAGGLSTTAPPGKPYNIPYIFKKSNIKMASKRALVILATGAEEMETVIPVDVMRRAGIKVTIAGLTGKDPVQCSRDVVICPDASLEDAKKQGPYDVVVMPGGGLGAQNLCQSSAVKEILKEQEKRKGLIAAICAGPTALLAHEIGFGSKVTTHPLAKDKMMDGNHYSYSENRVERDGLIVTSRGPGTSFEFALAIVEALAGKEVAEQVKAPLVLKD